One window of Arcobacter sp. F2176 genomic DNA carries:
- a CDS encoding substrate-binding domain-containing protein: MIKKTLFTLGLSAIIASSLFAKDSLMMATTTSTDNTGLLDYLAPKFAKDTGTTLKWVATGTGKALKMGSNCDVDVLFVHAPASEKKFVATGYGINRKQVMYNDFVIIGPKSDPAQVSGMDPANALNVIKTKEAKFFSRGDNSGTNKKELSLWKNANVDAKAESNWYVQTGQGMLRTINMAAEKNGYTMTDRGTWIKYMSQTGDKNTMKVVVEGNKTLFNQYSVITINKEKCPNVKPELATEFTSWVTKPETQKVIADFRLLGQALFIPNADK; encoded by the coding sequence ATGATTAAAAAAACATTATTTACACTAGGATTAAGCGCGATTATAGCATCTTCATTATTTGCAAAAGATTCACTTATGATGGCTACAACAACAAGTACAGATAATACAGGACTTTTAGATTATTTAGCTCCAAAATTTGCTAAAGACACAGGTACAACACTAAAATGGGTTGCAACAGGAACTGGTAAAGCACTTAAAATGGGAAGCAACTGCGATGTTGATGTATTATTTGTACATGCACCTGCTAGTGAGAAAAAATTTGTAGCTACTGGGTATGGAATTAATAGAAAACAAGTTATGTACAATGACTTTGTAATTATTGGACCAAAATCTGATCCAGCACAAGTATCAGGTATGGATCCTGCTAATGCACTTAATGTTATAAAAACAAAAGAAGCAAAATTCTTTTCAAGAGGAGACAACTCAGGTACAAATAAAAAAGAGTTATCTTTATGGAAAAATGCAAATGTTGATGCAAAAGCTGAATCAAATTGGTATGTACAAACAGGTCAAGGTATGTTAAGAACTATCAATATGGCTGCTGAAAAAAATGGATATACAATGACAGATAGAGGAACTTGGATTAAATATATGTCACAAACAGGTGATAAAAATACAATGAAAGTTGTAGTTGAAGGTAATAAAACTTTATTTAACCAATACTCAGTTATAACAATCAACAAAGAAAAATGTCCAAATGTTAAACCAGAACTTGCAACAGAATTCACAAGTTGGGTAACTAAACCTGAAACTCAAAAAGTAATCGCTGATTTTAGATTATTAGGACAAGCACTGTTTATTCCTAATGCAGATAAATAA
- a CDS encoding ABC transporter permease: MNLFRDGFKEAVELLVAGNESVYSAISTTITVSSWSLFISLLIGLPLGFALGYYNFFGKAVIRTIVDTLLALPTVVIGLVAYTMLSRVGPFGEYGLLFSQKAIIIGQIVLGLPIIIALTATQVEAVDKRLYTSLKGLGANSFQILTATLVEARFGIMTAAMTAYGRIITEIGISMMVGGNIKYHTRTVTTAIALETGKGEFVTGIALGLVLFAVALIVNIALSQLKRKWTQ, encoded by the coding sequence ATGAATCTATTCCGTGATGGTTTCAAAGAGGCAGTAGAGTTACTAGTAGCAGGAAACGAAAGTGTTTACTCTGCTATTAGTACAACAATAACTGTATCATCTTGGTCTTTATTTATTAGTTTACTAATAGGCTTACCTTTGGGCTTTGCCCTTGGGTATTACAACTTTTTTGGAAAAGCAGTTATTAGAACTATAGTGGATACCCTTTTGGCATTACCAACTGTTGTAATTGGATTAGTTGCATATACAATGCTTTCTCGTGTTGGTCCATTTGGGGAATATGGTCTTCTTTTTTCACAAAAAGCCATAATAATTGGTCAAATAGTTCTTGGTTTGCCTATTATTATAGCTTTAACTGCAACACAAGTCGAAGCAGTAGATAAAAGACTTTATACCTCTCTTAAAGGACTTGGTGCAAACTCTTTTCAAATATTAACTGCAACACTTGTTGAAGCAAGATTTGGAATTATGACAGCAGCAATGACAGCTTATGGAAGAATTATTACAGAAATAGGTATTTCTATGATGGTTGGTGGTAATATCAAATACCACACTAGAACAGTAACAACTGCAATTGCTTTAGAAACGGGTAAAGGTGAGTTTGTAACAGGTATTGCACTTGGATTAGTTCTATTTGCAGTTGCATTAATTGTAAATATAGCACTATCTCAATTGAAAAGGAAATGGACTCAATGA
- a CDS encoding energy-coupling factor ABC transporter ATP-binding protein → MRHLYELQNIEQYYENKKVLYIENLKLNDNQIIGFFGPNGSGKSTLFSLLSFIDKPSSGNIFFNGIINNKIDVETKKDIVMVPQNPYLLKRTVFENVAYGLRLRDQTENLEKKVNEALSLVGLESSFSTRKWSQLSGGEAQRVALAARLILKPKVLILDEPTSGVDTNSAQLIKEAILSAKQKWHTTILISSHDNHWLNNICDKKIALFQGNVVESGSVNLLFSPWEKDEDLNLVKNFSDGQKLTIKNSFDKKRDSVVMINSDYIKICRTDCEHMITDETLKGVINSIHQQEDGDLLLIEFFIASIPFNCKISRKDMETQRLLPGDKIYINISTENICWI, encoded by the coding sequence ATGAGACACTTATATGAACTTCAAAATATTGAGCAATATTATGAAAATAAAAAAGTACTTTACATTGAGAATCTAAAACTAAATGATAATCAAATAATAGGATTCTTTGGACCAAATGGAAGTGGAAAGTCTACACTATTTTCTCTTTTATCTTTTATTGATAAGCCAAGTAGTGGAAATATCTTTTTTAATGGTATTATAAATAACAAGATTGATGTGGAAACCAAAAAAGATATTGTAATGGTACCTCAAAATCCATACCTTTTAAAAAGAACTGTTTTTGAAAATGTCGCTTATGGACTAAGACTTAGAGACCAAACAGAAAATTTAGAAAAAAAGGTAAATGAAGCTTTATCTTTAGTTGGACTTGAAAGTTCGTTTAGTACACGAAAGTGGAGTCAATTATCAGGGGGAGAAGCACAAAGAGTTGCTTTAGCTGCAAGACTTATATTAAAGCCAAAAGTTTTGATACTTGATGAACCAACCTCAGGAGTAGACACAAATTCAGCACAACTTATAAAAGAAGCAATATTATCAGCAAAACAAAAATGGCATACAACTATCTTAATCTCAAGTCATGACAACCATTGGTTAAATAATATTTGTGATAAAAAAATAGCTCTTTTTCAGGGAAATGTAGTGGAAAGTGGTAGTGTTAATCTTCTTTTTTCACCTTGGGAAAAAGATGAAGATTTAAATCTAGTGAAAAATTTTAGTGATGGACAAAAGTTAACTATTAAAAATTCATTTGATAAAAAAAGAGATTCTGTTGTAATGATAAATTCTGATTACATAAAAATATGTAGAACAGATTGTGAACATATGATTACAGATGAAACATTAAAAGGGGTTATTAACTCAATACATCAACAAGAAGATGGAGATTTACTTTTAATTGAGTTTTTTATTGCAAGTATTCCTTTTAATTGTAAAATTTCTAGAAAAGATATGGAAACACAAAGATTATTGCCAGGGGATAAGATTTATATAAATATCTCTACTGAAAATATTTGTTGGATTTAA
- a CDS encoding sodium-dependent tyrosine transporter: MFIKLNERVHLNLDKITRTKIDHVEDGIRVRFYEGQDQVAKSKRFENIEDATKWLEDLLYSAK, translated from the coding sequence ATGTTTATAAAGTTAAATGAAAGAGTACATTTAAATCTAGATAAGATCACTAGAACTAAGATTGATCATGTTGAAGATGGAATTAGAGTTAGATTTTATGAGGGACAAGACCAAGTTGCAAAATCTAAAAGATTTGAAAATATAGAAGATGCTACAAAGTGGCTTGAAGACTTACTATATTCAGCTAAATAG
- a CDS encoding alpha/beta hydrolase-fold protein, with the protein MEHQEVMECHLNIDSRKIKRSFIFSLICIVFLSSSLFALSKPIVLEEKIKANKEVLFPLDLKKDSYVTGSFTLTTKVDRVELLDNNKHFVRRLDQPNKLQNRLIFVTNESGKYYINLKNKSKDNTFKLSINKVLPVKFKENKKVEIISEIIKKEKKNLLTNKDTKKFWEQVKKLGTPLVEPINENESILTFLYQGAKHNVRLFGGPTHDHVYFDRLGNSDIWFKSFVVKNGIRMSYQIAPDVPVLDGNSRENRMAILATSQMDPLNKHPYKMSKDLNLDKYMTNSTFEIKNKEYKDWGVKSNSLKGSLNNYKIKSKILNNTRNITIYKPSNFDSKKDYKLLFVFDGVEYQVKVDTPTILDNLIYKNKIKPTIAVFIDNPTRNSRAEELPSNKKFADFMAKELLPFVEAKTNMKFKAKDTTLTGSSYGGLASAFVAYTYPQYFGNVLSQSGSFWKDSNNDPEPEWLTRQIAKSKKKDIRFYLNAGVYETGYFSIDILESNRHLRTVLESKGYDFIYKEFQNGHDYYAWKVNLADGLISLSKD; encoded by the coding sequence ATGGAGCACCAAGAAGTTATGGAGTGTCACTTGAATATAGATTCTAGAAAAATAAAAAGAAGTTTTATCTTCTCTTTGATTTGCATTGTATTTCTTAGTTCATCATTATTTGCACTATCAAAACCTATTGTTTTAGAAGAGAAAATAAAAGCAAATAAAGAAGTTTTATTTCCTTTGGATTTAAAAAAAGATTCATATGTAACAGGTAGTTTTACCTTAACTACTAAAGTTGATAGGGTTGAATTATTGGATAATAATAAACATTTTGTACGAAGATTAGATCAACCAAATAAACTTCAAAATAGATTAATATTTGTGACAAATGAGTCTGGAAAATATTATATAAATTTAAAAAATAAGTCAAAAGATAATACTTTTAAATTAAGCATAAATAAAGTTCTACCTGTAAAATTCAAAGAGAATAAAAAAGTAGAAATAATAAGTGAAATAATCAAAAAAGAAAAAAAGAATCTTTTAACAAATAAAGATACAAAAAAGTTTTGGGAACAAGTTAAAAAATTAGGAACACCATTAGTGGAACCAATAAATGAAAATGAGTCTATCTTAACATTTTTATATCAAGGTGCAAAACACAATGTAAGATTATTTGGTGGACCAACACATGACCATGTATATTTTGATAGATTAGGAAATAGTGATATTTGGTTTAAAAGTTTTGTAGTTAAAAATGGCATTAGAATGTCATATCAAATTGCCCCTGATGTACCTGTTCTTGATGGAAATAGTAGAGAAAATAGAATGGCTATTTTAGCAACATCTCAAATGGATCCTCTAAATAAGCACCCTTATAAGATGTCAAAAGATTTGAACTTAGATAAGTATATGACTAATTCAACTTTTGAAATAAAGAATAAAGAATATAAAGACTGGGGAGTAAAATCAAATAGTTTGAAAGGTTCATTAAATAATTATAAAATAAAAAGTAAAATATTAAATAATACTAGAAATATTACTATTTATAAACCTTCAAACTTTGATTCAAAAAAAGATTATAAACTTCTTTTTGTATTTGATGGAGTTGAATATCAAGTAAAAGTTGATACACCTACTATTCTTGATAATTTAATCTATAAAAATAAAATCAAGCCAACAATTGCTGTTTTTATTGATAATCCAACGAGAAACTCAAGAGCAGAAGAATTGCCTTCAAATAAAAAGTTTGCAGATTTTATGGCAAAAGAATTACTACCTTTTGTTGAAGCAAAAACAAATATGAAATTTAAAGCAAAAGATACAACTTTGACAGGTTCTAGTTATGGTGGTTTAGCTTCTGCTTTTGTTGCTTATACTTATCCCCAATATTTTGGAAATGTTTTAAGTCAGTCAGGTTCTTTTTGGAAAGATTCTAACAATGACCCTGAACCAGAATGGTTAACACGACAAATTGCTAAAAGTAAAAAGAAAGATATCAGATTTTATTTAAATGCTGGTGTTTATGAGACAGGATATTTTTCAATAGATATTTTAGAAAGTAATAGACACTTAAGAACAGTACTTGAATCAAAAGGTTATGATTTTATATATAAAGAGTTCCAAAATGGGCATGATTACTATGCTTGGAAAGTTAATTTAGCTGATGGTTTAATATCTTTATCAAAAGATTAG